From a single Endozoicomonas euniceicola genomic region:
- a CDS encoding YihY family inner membrane protein, with protein sequence MVRPDFSPRSIKQLLLFIKSTVERFVQNGCMDSAAALTYTTLFAVVPLMTVTYSLLSAIPSFQGIGETVQSFIFHNFVPTAGETVKTYLVSFSQQARKLTAVGVVFLMVTAFMMLKTVDKAINKVWQVDKVRRGVSGFLLYWAILSLGPFLIGLGFVLTSYLASLKFISDTTAFFGAESALLRLMPVLLSAMVLTLLYAAVPNRKVPFRYALTGAVVIATVLEVAKGVFAQFIAQAPTYELVYGAFAAVPVFLVWIYLSWNLVLFGAVMVRNLTMSVGQQKDEHWPPLLGLLVVLSMFRQQFCHGKTVNYKMYQNDWPLSLEDWERYVGLLQNQGLICKSHQGELVLVQDLRQMQLALFCQQLPWPMPDAQSLTSISREGRPQWFSELLDRLLHVNEIKAAALDVNLDELYESSL encoded by the coding sequence ATGGTCAGGCCCGATTTTTCCCCACGTTCCATCAAACAACTGCTGTTGTTTATCAAGTCGACGGTGGAACGGTTTGTTCAGAATGGCTGCATGGACAGTGCAGCTGCCCTTACTTATACCACGCTGTTTGCCGTGGTGCCTTTGATGACCGTGACTTACAGCCTGCTCTCGGCTATTCCCAGCTTTCAGGGCATTGGCGAAACGGTACAGTCTTTTATCTTCCATAACTTTGTACCAACAGCGGGTGAAACCGTCAAAACGTATTTGGTCAGTTTTTCTCAACAGGCTCGCAAGCTAACGGCGGTCGGTGTGGTGTTTCTGATGGTGACCGCTTTCATGATGCTGAAAACCGTGGACAAAGCCATCAATAAAGTCTGGCAGGTGGATAAGGTGCGTCGTGGTGTTTCCGGCTTCTTGCTGTACTGGGCTATTTTGAGCCTGGGCCCGTTTTTGATTGGGCTGGGTTTTGTTCTGACGTCTTACCTGGCTTCATTGAAATTTATTTCAGATACAACGGCGTTTTTTGGCGCAGAGTCTGCCTTGTTGCGACTGATGCCTGTGTTGCTTAGCGCTATGGTGTTGACGCTGCTCTATGCCGCAGTACCAAACCGCAAGGTGCCTTTTCGGTATGCTCTGACTGGTGCGGTGGTCATCGCCACGGTGCTTGAAGTAGCCAAGGGCGTGTTTGCCCAGTTTATTGCCCAGGCTCCGACTTATGAACTGGTGTATGGTGCCTTTGCTGCGGTGCCTGTTTTTCTGGTCTGGATTTACCTTAGCTGGAACCTCGTTCTGTTTGGGGCGGTTATGGTACGCAACCTTACCATGTCCGTAGGGCAGCAAAAGGATGAACACTGGCCACCCTTACTGGGGCTTCTGGTGGTGTTGTCCATGTTTCGTCAACAGTTTTGTCATGGAAAAACGGTCAACTATAAAATGTATCAGAATGACTGGCCTCTCTCTCTGGAAGACTGGGAGCGCTATGTCGGCCTGTTACAGAATCAGGGGTTGATCTGTAAAAGTCATCAGGGGGAGTTGGTACTGGTGCAAGATTTACGACAGATGCAGCTTGCTTTGTTCTGTCAGCAACTGCCCTGGCCCATGCCTGATGCGCAGTCTTTGACGAGTATTAGCCGGGAGGGGCGTCCACAGTGGTTTTCAGAGCTGCTTGACCGGCTTTTGCATGTGAATGAAATCAAGGCTGCTGCGTTGGATGTTAATCTTGATGAGCTTTATGAGTCATCTCTTTGA
- a CDS encoding DUF4136 domain-containing protein gives MLSSRHWLLGCFVLLLAGCASQRVDWDYDTSARVQQQMSSWKTYAWLTVDKDQSLDYHLDGLQDRRVRAAVNRDLQGKGFRMVDESQADFLVNYLTKTKTRREENHVSTSLGYGINSWGLGVQSETRVRDYEEGSLMVDFIDPASKELVWRGRSQSRIPDRSTPEKRIQQINNAVDAILKGFPPAAGS, from the coding sequence ATGTTAAGCAGCAGGCATTGGTTATTAGGGTGTTTTGTCTTATTACTGGCGGGCTGTGCCAGCCAGAGAGTTGACTGGGATTATGATACGTCGGCCAGGGTTCAGCAGCAGATGAGCAGCTGGAAAACCTATGCCTGGCTGACCGTTGATAAGGATCAATCCTTGGATTATCACCTGGACGGCCTGCAGGATCGCAGGGTGCGTGCTGCGGTGAACCGTGACCTGCAAGGCAAGGGGTTCCGGATGGTGGACGAGTCTCAAGCGGATTTTCTGGTCAATTATCTCACTAAAACCAAAACCCGCCGGGAAGAGAATCACGTTTCTACCTCGCTGGGATATGGCATTAACAGCTGGGGACTGGGGGTGCAGTCAGAAACCCGTGTGAGGGATTACGAGGAAGGTTCTTTGATGGTCGATTTTATTGACCCTGCCAGTAAAGAGCTGGTCTGGCGTGGACGTTCCCAGTCGCGTATTCCTGACCGTTCGACTCCGGAAAAACGTATACAGCAGATCAATAATGCAGTCGATGCCATTCTTAAAGGCTTTCCGCCAGCCGCTGGTAGCTGA